A window from Mycolicibacterium tokaiense encodes these proteins:
- a CDS encoding glutamate synthase subunit beta, whose protein sequence is MGDPAGFLKHTVRETPSRRPVMLRLKDWKEVYEEFSHDTLQVQASRCMDCGIPFCHNGCPLGNLIPEWNDLVFRNRWREAIERLHATNNFPEFTGRLCPAPCEASCVLGINQDAVTIKQVEVEIIDNAFAEGWVVPLPPETLTGKKVAVVGSGPAGLAAAQQLTRAGHQVTVFERADRIGGLLRYGIPEFKMEKRHIDRRLEQMEAEGTEFRAGVNVGVDVTVEQLQEDFDAVLLSGGATAWRDLPIPGRELNGIHQAMEFLPWANRVQQGDPVLGEDGEPPITAKGKKVVIIGGGDTGADCLGTSHRQGAASVHQFEIMPRPPEERADSTPWPTYPLMFRVSSAHEEGGERVFSVNTEAFLGDESGNVRALKVHEVEMVDGKFQKVEGSDFELEADIVFLAMGFVGPQREGLLTDLGVELNARGNVSRGDDFQSTVPGVFVAGDMGRGQSLIVWAIAEGRAAAAAVDAFLVGETALPAPITPTAAPQR, encoded by the coding sequence GTGGGTGACCCGGCCGGCTTCCTGAAGCACACCGTTCGCGAAACGCCGTCGCGCCGACCGGTGATGTTGCGCCTCAAGGACTGGAAAGAGGTCTACGAGGAGTTCAGTCACGACACCCTGCAGGTGCAGGCGTCGCGGTGCATGGACTGCGGGATTCCGTTCTGCCACAACGGCTGTCCGTTGGGCAACTTGATCCCGGAGTGGAACGACCTGGTGTTCCGGAATCGCTGGCGCGAAGCCATCGAACGGTTGCACGCCACCAACAACTTCCCCGAGTTCACCGGCCGGCTGTGCCCAGCGCCGTGTGAGGCCTCCTGCGTGCTGGGCATCAACCAGGATGCGGTGACCATCAAGCAGGTCGAGGTCGAGATCATCGACAACGCCTTCGCCGAGGGCTGGGTGGTTCCGCTGCCCCCGGAGACGCTGACCGGCAAGAAGGTGGCCGTGGTGGGCTCCGGGCCGGCCGGCCTGGCCGCCGCCCAGCAGCTCACCCGCGCCGGACATCAGGTGACGGTGTTCGAGCGCGCCGACCGCATCGGCGGGCTGCTGCGCTACGGCATCCCCGAGTTCAAGATGGAAAAGCGGCACATCGACCGGCGCCTCGAGCAGATGGAAGCCGAAGGCACCGAGTTCCGGGCCGGCGTCAACGTCGGTGTCGACGTCACCGTCGAGCAACTGCAGGAGGACTTCGACGCGGTGCTGCTGTCCGGTGGCGCGACGGCGTGGCGGGATCTGCCGATCCCCGGCCGCGAACTGAACGGCATCCACCAGGCCATGGAGTTCCTGCCGTGGGCCAACCGGGTGCAGCAGGGTGATCCGGTTCTGGGTGAGGACGGCGAACCGCCCATCACCGCCAAGGGCAAAAAGGTCGTGATCATCGGCGGCGGCGACACCGGTGCCGACTGCCTGGGCACCTCACATCGTCAAGGCGCCGCCAGTGTGCACCAGTTCGAGATCATGCCCCGGCCCCCGGAGGAGCGCGCCGACTCGACCCCGTGGCCCACCTACCCGCTGATGTTCCGGGTGTCCTCGGCGCATGAAGAGGGCGGCGAACGGGTGTTCTCGGTCAACACCGAGGCGTTCCTCGGTGACGAGTCCGGCAACGTCCGCGCCCTGAAGGTGCACGAGGTCGAGATGGTCGACGGCAAGTTCCAGAAGGTCGAGGGCAGCGATTTCGAACTCGAAGCCGACATCGTGTTCCTGGCGATGGGCTTCGTGGGGCCGCAGCGGGAAGGTCTGCTGACCGATCTGGGCGTCGAACTGAACGCGCGCGGCAATGTCAGCCGCGGTGACGACTTCCAGAGCACGGTCCCGGGCGTGTTCGTCGCCGGCGACATGGGCCGGGGGCAGTCGCTGATCGTGTGGGCCATCGCCGAGGGGCGGGCCGCCGCCGCCGCGGTGGATGCGTTCCTGGTCGGCGAAACGGCGCTGCCGGCACCGATCACTCCCACGGCGGCGCCGCAGCGGTAA
- a CDS encoding LLM class F420-dependent oxidoreductase, with amino-acid sequence MRFAFKTSPQNTTWAEMLSVWQAADGIDVFESGWTFDHFYPIFSDSTGPCLEGWVTLTALAQATERLRVGVLVTGIHYRHPAVLANMASALDIVSGGRLDLGIGAGWNEEESGAYGIELGSIKERFDRFEEACEVITSLLSNETTDFAGTFYQLRNARNEPKGPQQPHPPICIGGNGEKRTLKITAKYAQHWNFVGGTPAEFARKREVLASHCADIGRDPAEIMLSAHVRLGEDRDYQRVVDEAAALGAEGLDLAIIYLPQHDPAILEPLAEALRG; translated from the coding sequence GTGCGATTCGCCTTCAAGACCTCCCCACAGAACACCACCTGGGCCGAGATGCTGTCGGTCTGGCAGGCCGCCGACGGTATCGACGTCTTCGAGTCCGGGTGGACCTTCGACCACTTCTATCCGATCTTCTCCGACTCCACCGGCCCCTGCCTCGAGGGGTGGGTGACGCTGACCGCCCTGGCCCAGGCCACCGAGCGGCTGCGGGTCGGGGTGCTGGTGACCGGCATCCACTACCGGCATCCGGCGGTGCTGGCCAACATGGCCTCGGCCCTGGACATCGTCTCCGGCGGCCGCTTGGACCTCGGGATCGGGGCCGGCTGGAACGAGGAGGAATCGGGTGCCTACGGCATCGAACTGGGCTCCATCAAGGAACGCTTCGACCGCTTCGAAGAGGCGTGCGAGGTGATCACCAGCCTGCTGAGCAACGAGACCACCGATTTCGCCGGCACCTTCTATCAGCTGCGCAACGCCCGCAACGAGCCCAAGGGCCCGCAGCAGCCGCATCCGCCGATCTGCATCGGCGGCAACGGCGAGAAGCGCACGCTGAAGATCACCGCCAAGTACGCCCAGCACTGGAACTTCGTCGGCGGGACACCCGCGGAGTTCGCCCGTAAACGCGAGGTGCTGGCGTCACACTGTGCTGACATCGGTCGCGACCCCGCGGAGATCATGCTCTCGGCCCACGTGCGCCTCGGCGAGGACCGGGACTATCAGCGGGTGGTCGACGAGGCTGCCGCCCTGGGCGCCGAGGGCCTGGACCTGGCGATCATCTATCTGCCGCAGCACGACCCGGCCATCCTGGAGCCGCTCGCCGAGGCCCTCCGCGGATAA
- a CDS encoding TIGR03086 family metal-binding protein, with translation MIDLTHACRRTADVLADVADHHLDGPTPCPEMTVGDLVAHVGMLAVAFAAAARKDLGPLTDTSPDDQPAQLTPDWRHAYPEHLADLARAWQDPSAWEGMTRAGGVDLPGDVAGSVALAEVVIHGWDVARSIGRHYDVDDATARACLQHLAAFDTAGTEGLFGPAVAVDAAAPVLDRIVGRSGRDPRWCP, from the coding sequence ATGATCGATCTCACGCACGCCTGCCGCCGCACCGCCGACGTGCTGGCCGATGTCGCAGACCACCACCTCGACGGGCCCACACCGTGCCCGGAGATGACCGTGGGCGACCTGGTGGCCCATGTCGGAATGCTGGCGGTGGCCTTCGCGGCGGCCGCGCGTAAAGATCTGGGGCCGCTGACCGACACGTCCCCGGATGACCAGCCCGCTCAGCTGACACCCGACTGGCGCCACGCCTACCCCGAGCATCTCGCGGACCTGGCGCGGGCGTGGCAGGACCCGTCCGCGTGGGAAGGGATGACGCGGGCCGGTGGGGTGGACCTACCGGGGGACGTGGCCGGGTCCGTGGCGCTGGCGGAGGTGGTGATCCACGGCTGGGACGTGGCCCGCAGCATCGGCCGCCACTACGACGTGGACGACGCCACCGCACGGGCGTGCCTGCAGCACCTCGCGGCTTTCGACACCGCGGGCACCGAGGGTCTGTTCGGGCCCGCGGTGGCCGTCGACGCAGCGGCGCCGGTGCTGGACCGGATCGTCGGCCGCAGCGGTCGCGATCCGCGGTGGTGTCCCTGA
- a CDS encoding PHP domain-containing protein, whose protein sequence is MDPVTALREIAFYKDRAREESRRVMAYRNAADIFENLTEAQRQKHGKANSWQTLPGIGPKTATVIAQAWAGREPDTLAQLRSAAGDLGGGEIRSALRGDLHVHSNWSDGSAPIDEMMATAVRLGHEYCALTDHSPRLTVANGLSPERLRHQLDVIDELRERFAPLRILTGIEVDILDDGSLDQEPELLERLDIVVASVHSKLKMDAAAMTRRMVRAVSEGYADVLGHCTGRLVTGGRGTRAESQFDAETVFTACRDHGTAVEINSRPERRDPPTRLLKLALEIGCHFSIDTDAHAPGQLDFLGYGAQRAVDNEVPAERIINTWPVEKLLAFTAG, encoded by the coding sequence ATGGACCCTGTGACGGCGCTGCGGGAGATCGCGTTCTACAAAGACCGGGCCCGCGAGGAGTCGCGGCGGGTGATGGCCTACCGCAACGCCGCCGACATATTCGAGAACCTGACCGAAGCCCAGCGCCAGAAACACGGCAAGGCCAACAGCTGGCAGACCCTGCCGGGGATCGGGCCCAAGACCGCGACGGTGATAGCCCAGGCCTGGGCCGGCCGCGAGCCGGACACCTTGGCGCAATTGCGTTCGGCGGCAGGTGATCTGGGCGGCGGCGAGATACGGTCGGCGCTGCGGGGGGATCTGCATGTGCACTCCAACTGGTCGGATGGGTCGGCGCCGATCGACGAGATGATGGCCACCGCGGTGCGGCTGGGACATGAGTACTGCGCGCTGACCGACCATTCACCACGGTTGACGGTGGCCAACGGTCTGTCCCCGGAGCGGCTGCGCCACCAACTCGACGTCATCGACGAACTGCGGGAGAGGTTCGCGCCCCTGCGGATCCTGACCGGGATCGAGGTCGACATCCTCGACGATGGGTCGCTGGACCAGGAGCCCGAGCTGCTCGAGCGCCTCGACATCGTGGTGGCCAGCGTGCACTCCAAGCTCAAGATGGACGCCGCGGCCATGACCCGCCGGATGGTGCGGGCGGTGTCCGAGGGCTACGCCGACGTGCTGGGGCACTGCACAGGGCGGCTGGTGACCGGGGGACGGGGCACGCGCGCCGAATCGCAGTTCGACGCCGAGACGGTGTTCACCGCCTGCCGCGACCACGGCACGGCCGTGGAGATCAATTCGCGCCCGGAACGGCGGGACCCGCCGACCCGACTGCTGAAACTCGCCCTGGAGATCGGCTGCCACTTCTCCATCGACACCGATGCGCACGCGCCGGGGCAGTTGGACTTCCTGGGCTACGGCGCCCAGCGGGCGGTGGACAACGAGGTGCCTGCCGAGCGCATCATCAACACCTGGCCGGTGGAGAAGCTGCTGGCGTTCACGGCAGGGTAG
- the dinB gene encoding DNA polymerase IV has protein sequence MFVSGDATILHADLDSFYASVEQRDDPTLRGRPVIVGGGVVLAASYEAKAYGVKTAMGGRQALQLCPQAVVVPPRMSAYSDASAAVFEVFRDTTPLVEPVSVDEAFLDVGGLRRTAGDPVRIGARLRSRVRDEVGLPITVGIARTKFLAKVASQEAKPDGLLLVPPGRELQFLHPLPVRRLWGVGAKTEEKLRAHGIHTVAQVAELGESTLAAMVGGGMGHQLFCLSHNIDRRRVVTGVRRRSVGAQRALGRRGNTMSDSEIDAVVVNLVDRITRRMRTADRTGRTVTLRLRFDDFGRATRSHTLPRATGSTEAILAAARELVAGAAPLIRQRGLTLVGFAVSNIDTEGAQQLELNFDSAPDLLAVDSAVDRVRQKFGNSSLTRGVLVGRDPGLEMPTLP, from the coding sequence GTGTTCGTGTCCGGTGACGCCACCATCCTGCATGCCGATCTGGACTCGTTCTATGCGTCGGTGGAGCAGCGCGACGATCCCACGCTGCGCGGGCGGCCGGTGATTGTCGGCGGCGGCGTGGTGCTGGCCGCCAGTTACGAGGCCAAGGCGTACGGCGTGAAGACGGCGATGGGCGGGCGCCAGGCCCTGCAGCTGTGCCCGCAGGCCGTGGTGGTGCCCCCGCGGATGTCGGCGTACTCCGATGCCAGCGCCGCGGTGTTCGAGGTGTTCCGGGACACCACACCCCTGGTGGAGCCGGTCTCGGTGGACGAGGCGTTCCTCGATGTCGGCGGGCTGCGCCGTACCGCCGGCGACCCGGTGCGGATCGGCGCCCGGTTGCGCTCCCGGGTGCGCGACGAGGTGGGGCTGCCCATCACGGTGGGCATCGCACGCACCAAGTTCCTGGCCAAGGTCGCCAGCCAGGAAGCCAAACCGGACGGGCTGCTCCTGGTACCGCCCGGCCGCGAACTGCAGTTCCTGCATCCCCTGCCGGTACGCCGGCTGTGGGGCGTGGGCGCCAAGACCGAGGAGAAGCTGCGGGCCCACGGCATCCACACGGTGGCGCAGGTCGCCGAACTCGGCGAGTCCACGCTGGCGGCCATGGTGGGCGGCGGCATGGGGCACCAACTGTTCTGCCTGTCGCACAACATCGACCGGCGCCGCGTGGTCACCGGGGTGCGGCGGCGTTCGGTAGGCGCCCAGCGTGCGCTGGGCCGCCGCGGGAACACCATGTCCGACAGCGAGATCGACGCCGTGGTGGTCAACCTCGTGGACCGCATCACCCGACGCATGCGCACCGCGGACCGGACCGGGCGCACCGTCACCCTGCGGCTGCGGTTCGACGACTTCGGCCGCGCCACCCGTTCACACACCCTGCCCAGGGCCACCGGCAGCACCGAGGCCATCCTGGCCGCCGCCCGTGAGCTGGTGGCCGGTGCGGCTCCGCTGATCCGCCAGCGTGGGCTCACCCTGGTCGGCTTCGCGGTGTCCAACATCGACACCGAGGGGGCGCAGCAGCTCGAGCTCAACTTCGACAGCGCACCGGATCTGCTCGCGGTGGACTCGGCTGTGGACCGGGTACGGCAGAAGTTCGGCAACTCCTCGTTGACCCGCGGCGTGCTGGTCGGCCGCGACCCGGGGCTGGAGATGCCTACCCTGCCGTGA
- a CDS encoding TetR/AcrR family transcriptional regulator — translation MISTPCKVCPVTTASKPRGRRSSRPSAEDREQAILATAAQLLAEKSYAEISVDDLARGAGLSRPTFYFYFPSKEAVLLTLLDPMIQRADTGFPAMKTLPTEPRRALRAGIGTFFDAFASDPVLGKASAEAIGTGPELRALWSRFMDRWIGQTAELIEAERARGAAPVTIPARDLATALNEMNERTMVAALADEDLAVSRDRLIDTLTHIWLNSIYGQVP, via the coding sequence ATGATTTCGACACCCTGTAAAGTCTGTCCGGTGACCACTGCCAGCAAGCCACGCGGCCGGCGCTCCTCCCGGCCCTCCGCCGAGGACCGGGAACAGGCCATCCTCGCGACCGCCGCCCAGCTGCTGGCCGAGAAGTCCTACGCCGAGATCTCCGTTGATGACCTGGCCCGCGGCGCCGGTCTCTCGCGACCCACCTTCTACTTCTACTTCCCGTCCAAGGAAGCGGTGCTGCTGACACTGCTGGACCCGATGATCCAGCGCGCCGACACCGGATTCCCGGCGATGAAGACCCTGCCCACCGAACCGCGCCGGGCCCTGCGCGCCGGCATCGGGACCTTCTTCGACGCCTTCGCCTCCGACCCGGTGCTCGGCAAGGCCTCCGCCGAGGCCATCGGTACCGGCCCCGAATTGCGCGCGCTGTGGTCGAGGTTCATGGATCGCTGGATCGGTCAGACCGCCGAGCTGATCGAGGCCGAGCGTGCCCGCGGCGCCGCCCCGGTGACCATCCCCGCACGCGACCTGGCAACCGCGCTCAACGAGATGAACGAGCGGACCATGGTGGCCGCGCTGGCCGACGAGGACCTGGCCGTGTCCCGGGACCGCCTGATCGACACCCTCACCCACATCTGGCTGAACAGCATCTACGGCCAGGTGCCCTGA
- a CDS encoding flavin-containing monooxygenase encodes MSEFVDVVIVGAGISGISAAWHLQQRCPGKSFTILEARADMGGTWDLFKYPGIRSDSDMFTLGFRFKPWTSAKSIADGPSILAYLKEAATENGIDRHMRFNHKVVAADWSDTENRWNLTVEANGQRTTMSCGFLLACSGYYNYDEGYSPQFPGAEDFAGTIVHPQHWPEDLDYAGKRVVVIGSGATAVTLIPALVNSGAGHVTMLQRTPTYIGALPDVDPVAEKANKYLPAKVAHVINRWKAIIFSTSQYQLSQRFPKYMRKTLLTMAARRLPEGFDVEKHFGPAYKPWDQRLCLAPNGDLFKTIRKGNADVVTDTIERFTEKGIQLTSGEHLDADIIVTATGLNIRFFGGAEVLRNGVPMDLSTSVAFKGMMLSGVPNMVFTFGYTNASWTLKADLTSEYVAKLLNYMDTHGYDTVVPEEPGEQVERRPFVDLSSGYILRAIDRLPKSGSDAPWRLKQNYLVDLRVIRQGRVDDPALHFTKHRAPVGAS; translated from the coding sequence ATGAGTGAATTTGTCGATGTCGTCATCGTCGGGGCGGGAATCTCCGGAATCAGCGCCGCGTGGCACCTGCAGCAGCGCTGCCCCGGCAAGAGTTTCACCATTCTGGAGGCACGTGCCGACATGGGCGGCACGTGGGACCTGTTCAAGTACCCGGGCATCCGGTCGGACTCCGACATGTTCACCCTGGGGTTCCGGTTCAAGCCGTGGACCTCGGCCAAGTCGATCGCCGACGGCCCGTCGATCCTGGCCTACCTGAAAGAGGCGGCCACCGAGAACGGCATCGACCGGCACATGCGCTTCAACCACAAGGTGGTGGCCGCCGACTGGTCCGATACCGAGAACCGCTGGAACCTGACGGTCGAGGCCAACGGGCAGCGCACCACGATGTCGTGCGGATTCCTGCTGGCCTGCAGCGGCTACTACAACTACGACGAGGGCTACTCACCGCAGTTCCCGGGCGCCGAAGACTTCGCGGGCACCATCGTGCACCCGCAGCACTGGCCCGAGGATCTGGACTATGCGGGTAAGAGGGTGGTGGTGATCGGCAGTGGCGCCACCGCGGTGACGCTCATTCCGGCACTGGTCAATTCGGGGGCCGGACACGTGACGATGCTGCAGCGCACCCCGACCTACATCGGCGCCCTGCCCGACGTCGACCCGGTGGCCGAGAAGGCCAACAAGTACTTGCCGGCCAAGGTCGCCCACGTCATCAACCGATGGAAGGCGATCATCTTCAGCACGTCGCAGTACCAACTGTCGCAACGCTTTCCGAAATACATGCGCAAGACCCTGCTGACCATGGCGGCGCGTCGGCTGCCTGAGGGCTTCGACGTCGAGAAGCACTTCGGGCCCGCCTACAAGCCGTGGGACCAGCGACTGTGCCTGGCGCCCAACGGCGATCTGTTCAAGACCATTCGCAAGGGCAACGCCGACGTCGTCACCGACACCATCGAACGGTTCACCGAGAAAGGCATCCAACTCACCTCGGGTGAGCATCTGGACGCCGACATCATCGTCACGGCAACAGGTTTGAACATTCGCTTCTTCGGCGGTGCCGAGGTGCTGCGCAATGGCGTGCCGATGGACCTGTCGACGTCGGTGGCGTTCAAGGGCATGATGCTCTCCGGTGTGCCGAACATGGTGTTCACCTTCGGCTACACCAATGCCTCGTGGACGCTGAAAGCCGACCTCACCTCCGAGTACGTGGCAAAGCTGCTGAACTACATGGACACCCACGGCTACGACACCGTGGTCCCCGAGGAGCCGGGCGAGCAGGTGGAGCGCCGCCCGTTCGTGGACCTGTCCTCGGGTTACATCCTGCGGGCCATCGACCGGCTGCCGAAGTCCGGCTCGGATGCTCCGTGGCGGCTCAAGCAGAACTACCTGGTGGACCTACGGGTGATCCGGCAGGGCCGGGTCGATGATCCGGCACTGCACTTCACCAAGCACCGTGCGCCGGTGGGGGCTTCGTAG
- the rraA gene encoding ribonuclease E activity regulator RraA, with protein sequence MTVTPKATADLVDEIGADVRSCDLQLRQFGGRDIFAGPVVTVRCFQDNALLKSILSEPGGGAVLVIDGDASVHTALVGDLIAELGRSNGWAGLIVNGAVRDAATLRTLDIGIKALGTNPRKSTKTGAGERDVPVSFGGVTFHPGDIAFSDDDGIVLVAP encoded by the coding sequence GTGACTGTGACTCCCAAGGCCACCGCTGACCTGGTCGACGAGATCGGCGCCGACGTGCGCAGCTGCGACCTGCAGCTGCGCCAGTTCGGCGGTCGCGACATCTTCGCGGGGCCGGTGGTGACGGTGCGGTGCTTCCAGGACAACGCGCTGCTGAAGTCCATCCTCTCCGAGCCCGGTGGTGGCGCGGTGCTGGTGATCGACGGCGACGCCTCGGTGCACACCGCTCTGGTGGGCGACCTGATCGCCGAGCTGGGCCGTTCCAACGGGTGGGCCGGGCTGATCGTCAATGGCGCCGTCCGGGATGCCGCCACCCTGCGCACCCTCGACATCGGTATCAAGGCGCTGGGCACCAATCCGCGCAAGAGCACCAAGACCGGGGCCGGCGAGCGTGATGTACCCGTCAGCTTCGGCGGGGTGACCTTCCATCCCGGCGATATCGCCTTCAGCGACGACGACGGGATCGTCCTGGTCGCGCCCTAG
- a CDS encoding Rv3852 family protein, which produces MADPQEPPEKRPDAAPEPPAQPAPPAKKAVAKKTPAKKTPAKKAAPVKKAVAKRAPAKKAPAKKAAAPEAVPPQAPPPVESVVVGAKEAAAQAKSTVEKASDSVAAPVVVPVERGRSPLPIAVAVLVSLLAVLVVRQLRRNTPG; this is translated from the coding sequence ATGGCAGACCCGCAGGAGCCGCCCGAGAAGCGCCCCGACGCTGCTCCGGAGCCCCCTGCCCAGCCGGCGCCTCCGGCGAAGAAGGCTGTTGCCAAGAAAACTCCGGCCAAGAAGACCCCGGCGAAAAAAGCAGCCCCGGTCAAGAAAGCGGTCGCGAAGAGGGCTCCGGCCAAGAAAGCCCCGGCCAAGAAGGCTGCCGCGCCAGAAGCCGTTCCGCCGCAGGCACCGCCGCCGGTCGAGTCGGTGGTCGTGGGTGCCAAAGAGGCTGCGGCACAGGCCAAGTCGACGGTGGAGAAGGCCTCCGACAGCGTGGCCGCGCCGGTGGTGGTCCCCGTGGAGCGGGGACGCTCGCCACTGCCGATCGCGGTGGCCGTGCTGGTGAGCCTGCTGGCGGTGCTGGTGGTGCGCCAGCTGCGCCGCAACACCCCCGGCTAG
- a CDS encoding CopD family protein codes for MTVVRPAAALTALVAVVVAVAWLLAQPLLSPSAAAVRAVADVAAVAVLGLAAVHLLDGHRFRDELMDRASTPLVAAAALWLVAELVRLLLGAAEASDVGIGRLSAHTAWEFVTLTAAGRSGVLSLLAATAIAATAMLMRPSQAVRLAAAGAAATGLTARAVTGHLAEGTLSATAVVVHALAAAVWCGVLAALALTVRSRGQWARVLPRYSRLSLVCVAVLVLGGTASAVLRLSEPAALFTTGYGRILLAKLLATAVLVALAARYRSSWVAAAAAHRVTAAQSRRRSVVELTVMVVALTLAAALTVTG; via the coding sequence GTGACCGTCGTCCGTCCCGCCGCGGCGCTCACCGCGCTGGTGGCGGTGGTCGTGGCGGTGGCCTGGCTGCTGGCCCAGCCGCTGCTGTCGCCGTCGGCGGCAGCGGTCCGTGCGGTTGCGGACGTCGCAGCGGTCGCGGTCCTGGGCCTGGCCGCGGTGCATCTGCTCGACGGGCACCGGTTCCGCGACGAGTTGATGGACCGCGCATCGACACCGCTGGTCGCCGCCGCAGCGCTGTGGCTGGTGGCCGAGCTGGTGCGATTGCTGCTCGGCGCGGCCGAGGCGTCCGACGTCGGCATCGGCCGGCTCAGCGCGCACACCGCCTGGGAATTCGTCACCCTGACCGCGGCGGGGCGCTCGGGCGTGCTCAGCCTGCTGGCGGCCACCGCCATCGCCGCCACCGCGATGTTGATGCGGCCTTCGCAGGCGGTTCGCCTGGCCGCGGCCGGTGCCGCAGCCACCGGGTTGACCGCGCGTGCGGTGACGGGGCACCTGGCCGAGGGCACTCTCAGCGCCACGGCCGTGGTGGTGCACGCGCTGGCCGCGGCGGTGTGGTGCGGGGTGCTGGCAGCGCTGGCGCTGACGGTGCGCTCCCGCGGCCAGTGGGCGCGGGTGCTGCCGCGGTACTCCCGGCTGTCGCTGGTCTGCGTGGCGGTCCTGGTGCTGGGGGGCACCGCGAGCGCGGTGCTGCGGCTGTCGGAGCCGGCCGCCCTGTTCACCACCGGGTACGGCCGGATCCTGCTGGCCAAGCTCCTGGCCACCGCGGTGCTGGTGGCACTGGCGGCGCGCTACCGCAGCAGCTGGGTGGCCGCGGCGGCCGCGCATCGGGTCACGGCGGCGCAGTCGCGCCGCAGGTCGGTGGTCGAGCTGACCGTCATGGTGGTGGCCCTGACCTTGGCCGCCGCTCTGACCGTGACCGGCTGA
- a CDS encoding copper resistance CopC family protein gives MTTASRSLLRASSAAVTAVLLAGALAFLCAPAASAHAALVSSDPAADTAVPTPPPRVTATFNEDMQPAFAAMTVVGPDGAQWGDGEVTVTGADLGIAVRAGGPAGVYTVNYRATSADGHVVSGSWSFTATEAAPQAAAPASTPAASTPTPAAVEGPVPAPQEDGAPVWPYAVGVTLVVAGGALWAVRRRS, from the coding sequence ATGACAACCGCATCGCGGTCACTCCTGCGCGCATCGAGTGCCGCCGTCACCGCAGTCCTGCTGGCGGGTGCGCTCGCCTTCCTCTGCGCCCCCGCCGCGTCCGCCCACGCCGCGCTGGTCTCCTCCGACCCGGCCGCGGACACCGCGGTGCCCACGCCTCCGCCACGGGTCACCGCCACCTTCAACGAAGACATGCAGCCCGCTTTCGCCGCCATGACCGTGGTCGGCCCCGACGGCGCCCAGTGGGGTGACGGCGAGGTCACCGTCACCGGCGCCGACCTCGGCATCGCGGTGCGGGCCGGGGGCCCGGCCGGCGTGTACACCGTGAATTACCGAGCCACGTCTGCCGACGGCCACGTGGTCTCCGGTTCGTGGTCGTTCACCGCCACCGAGGCCGCGCCGCAAGCGGCAGCGCCGGCCTCCACCCCGGCCGCCTCGACGCCCACCCCGGCGGCCGTCGAGGGACCGGTTCCCGCACCGCAGGAAGACGGCGCCCCGGTGTGGCCGTACGCCGTGGGGGTCACCCTGGTGGTCGCCGGTGGTGCGCTGTGGGCGGTCCGGCGCCGGTCGTGA
- a CDS encoding DUF6474 family protein produces MGLFTKRKSRATRKAEAKAIKAKAKLEAKLDAKNEKRRIKSAMRSETRSLKAQLRAQRDSDRNALRVAEAELKAAREGKLLSPARIRRTLTVTRLLAPILVPVVYRAATSARGLLDERRADRLGVPLAQLGQFSGDGAQLSARIAGAERSLRTVAEKKPKDAETKQFVSAISDRLTDLAAAVTAAESMPTARRRAAHAAIAEQLDGIDADLMARLGVL; encoded by the coding sequence ATGGGCCTGTTCACCAAGCGAAAGAGCCGTGCCACGCGAAAGGCCGAGGCCAAGGCCATCAAGGCCAAGGCGAAGCTCGAAGCCAAGCTCGACGCCAAGAACGAGAAGCGCCGGATCAAGTCGGCCATGCGGTCCGAGACCCGGTCGCTCAAGGCGCAGCTGCGGGCGCAGCGGGACAGCGACCGCAACGCCCTGCGCGTGGCGGAAGCCGAGCTGAAGGCGGCGCGCGAGGGCAAGCTGCTCTCACCGGCCCGCATCCGGCGCACACTGACCGTCACCCGGCTGCTGGCACCGATCCTGGTGCCCGTCGTCTACCGGGCCGCGACCTCGGCGCGGGGTCTGCTCGACGAACGCCGCGCCGACCGGCTCGGGGTGCCGTTGGCCCAACTCGGCCAGTTCTCCGGAGATGGCGCGCAGCTCTCGGCCCGCATCGCCGGTGCCGAGCGGTCGCTGCGCACCGTCGCCGAGAAGAAGCCCAAGGACGCCGAGACCAAGCAGTTCGTCTCCGCGATCAGCGACCGGCTGACCGACCTGGCCGCCGCGGTCACCGCCGCCGAATCCATGCCCACGGCTCGCAGGCGGGCGGCACACGCAGCCATCGCCGAGCAGCTCGACGGCATCGACGCCGACCTGATGGCGCGCCTGGGCGTGCTCTGA